A genome region from Nycticebus coucang isolate mNycCou1 chromosome 22, mNycCou1.pri, whole genome shotgun sequence includes the following:
- the C1QA gene encoding complement C1q subcomponent subunit A encodes MVGPWRWLAVCVLAMSLASAVTEENVCRAQDGKNGAAGRPGRPGRPGLKGEQGQPGAPGIRTGIRGLKGDRGEAGSPGAPGKVGYPGPSGPLGDRGLPGVKGIKGNPGNIRDQPRPAFSAIRRNPPTGGNVVIFDMVITNQEGRYQNNSGRFVCAVPGYYYFTFQVVTKWDICLSIVSSLKGQIRRSLGFCDTNSRGLFQVVSGGTVLHLQQNDQVWIEKDPNKGRIYQGSEVDSIFSGFLIFPSA; translated from the exons ATGGTGGGCCCCTGGAGATGGCTGGCAGTTTGTGTGCTGGCCATGTCCCTGGCCTCTGCAGTGACGGAGGAGAACGTGTGCCGAGCACAAGATGGGAAGAACGGGGCTGCAGGAAGACCTGGCCGACCAGGGCGGCCAGGCCTCAAGGGGGAGCAAGGACAGCCGG GAGCCCCTGGCATCCGGACAGGCATCCGAGGCCTTAAAGGAGACCGAGGGGAAGCTGGGTCCCCTGGAGCCCCTGGCAAGGTGGGCTACCCGGGGCCCAGTGGCCCCTTGGGGGACCGTGGCCTTCCGGGAGTGAAGGGGATCAAAGGCAACCCAGGGAACATCAGGGACCAGCCACGGCCGGCCTTCTCAGCCATCAGGCGGAATCCACCAACAGGTGGCAATGTGGTCATCTTCGATATGGTCATCACCAACCAGGAAGGCCGATACCAGAACAACTCAGGCCGGTTTGTCTGTGCTGTACCTGGCTACTATTACTTCACCTTCCAGGTGGTGACCAAGTGGGACATCTGCTTGTCCATTGTGTCCTCCTTGAAAGGCCAGATCCGGCGCTCCCTGGGCTTCTGTGACACCAACAGCAGGGGGCTCTTCCAGGTGGTGTCTGGGGGCACAGTGCTCCACCTGCAACAAAATGACCAGGTCTGGATCGAAAAAGACCCCAATAAGGGCCGCATTTACCAAGGCTCTGAGGTTGACAGCATCTTCAGCGGCTTCCTCATCTTCCCATCTGCCTGA
- the C1QC gene encoding complement C1q subcomponent subunit C, which yields MGPGFRPHLRLNLLLLLLVLPLGGQANTGCYGIPGMPGLPGAPGKDGHDGLPGPKGEPGMPAIPGTRGPKGHKGEPGTPGYPGKNGPMGPPGMPGIPGHMGPPGEPGEEGRYKQKHQSVFTVTRQTARYPEPNSLVKFNTVITNPQGDYNTGTGKFTCKVPGLYYFVYHTSQTANLCVHLYHNNIRVTTFCDHMSNTKQVSSGGVLLRVQAGEEVWLAVNDYNGMMGTEGSDSVFSGFLLFPD from the exons ATGGGGCCCGGCTTCCGGCCCCACCTCCGGCTAAAcctcctgctgctcctgctgGTGCTGCCCCTTGGGGGCCAGGCCAACACAGGCTGCTATGGGATCCCAGGAATGCCAGGCCTGCCCGGGGCTCCTGGAAAGGATGGGCACGACGGACTACCAGGGCCCAAGGGGGAACCAG GAATGCCAGCCATTCCTGGGACAAGAGGACCCAAAGGACACAAGGGAGAACCCGGCACACCTGGATATCCTGGAAAAAATGGCCCCATGGGGCCTCCTGGGATGCCAGGCATTCCCGGCCACATGGGCCCCCCCGGAGAGCCCGGTGAGGAGGGCAGATACAAGCAGAAGCACCAGTCAGTGTTCACGGTCACTCGGCAGACGGCCCGGTACCCAGAGCCCAATAGCCTCGTAAAGTTCAACACGGTCATCACCAACCCCCAGGGGGACTACAACACGGGCACTGGCAAGTTCACCTGCAAAGTCCCCGGCCTCTACTACTTTGTCTACCACACATCGCAGACAGCCAACCTGTGCGTGCATCTGTACCACAACAATATCAGGGTGACCACCTTCTGTGACCACATGTCCAACACCAAGCAGGTCAGCTCGGGCGGCGTGCTGCTGCGGGTGCAGGCGGGCGAGGAAGTGTGGCTGGCTGTCAATGACTACAACGGCATGATGGGCACGGAGGGCTCCGACAGTGTCTTCTCCGGCTTCCTGCTCTTCCCCGACTAG